The Planifilum fimeticola genomic sequence ATCTGGCCAATTGGCATTACCCGGAAAAGAGCTACTGGATCCTCTCCCTCAAGGGAGATCAGAGCCGCCTCTCGGCCTACTACATCGCAAAAGAAAAGGTCGTCCCGGTGATGTACCAGATCATCGTCGACCGCTGAAGGAACGGAAACGGCCCGGAGCCGCCTTTTCCTACGGGAAGGCACCGCGCGTTTTCAAGAACAGTAAATCGGAGGAATGAAGAAAAGATGGTACCGTCCCCTGTACCCTCCTTACATACGGACAAGTATCAGATCAACATGATGTACGCCCATTGGAAAAACGGAACTCACCGCAGGCGCCGTGCCTTTGACCTATATTTCCGACAACTCCCCTTCGGAAACGGCTACGCCGTCTTCGCCGGACTGGAACGGGCAGTCCACTATTTGGAAAATCTCCGCTTTACCGAGGAAGACATTGAATATCTCGCCGGCCAGCCGGAAAACTACGACCCGGACTTTTTGAAGATGCTTCGCTCCTTCCGATTCACCGGCGATCTGTACGCCATCCCGGAGGGAACACTGGTCTTTCCGAACGAGCCCCTTCTTCGGCTGGAAGGGACGATCATGGAGCTGCAACTGGTGGAGACCGCCCTGCTCAACTTCGTCGGATACCAGTCGCTGGTGGCGACCAAGGCGGCCCGCATCCGCCACGTCGCCCCCAAGGACGTCCTGATGGAATTCGGCACCCGGCGGGCCCAGGAGACGGATGCGGCGGTGTGGGGAGCCCGGGCCACCTATATCGCCGGTTTCGACGCCACCAGCAATGTTCGGGCCGGTCAGCTCTTCGGCATCCCCACCCGGGGAACCCATTCCCATTCCTGGGTACAGGACTTTGACAGCGAACTGGAAGCTTTCCGCGCCTTCGTCCGCTCCTTCCCGGACCAGGCCATCCTGCTGGTGGACACCTACGACACCCTGAAGAGCGGCTTGCCCCACGCCATCCAGGTGGGATTGGAGCTGAAGCGGGAAGGAAAGCGACTGGCCGGCGTCCGCCTGGACAGCGGCGACCTGGCCTACCTGTCCAAACGCGCCCGGCAGATGCTGGACGAGGCGGGGCTGACGGACACCCTGATCGTCGCCTCCAGCGATCTGGACGAAACAACCATCCTCAACCTGAAATCCCAGGGAGCCCGGATCGACTCCTGGGGAATCGGCACCAAGCTGATCACCGCCTATGATCAACCCGCCCTCGGTGCCGTTTACAAAATGGTGGCCCGGTACGAGCAGGGCCGGTGGCTTCCGACCCTGAAAATCTCCTCCAATCCGGAAAAGGTGACCACTCCCGGCCGCAAGACGGTTTACCGGATTGTCGACCGGAAAACGGGCAAGGCGCGGGGGGATCTGATCACCCGGGTGGATACCGTCATCGATGAAAGCCGTCCCCTCATCCTCTTCCACCCGGTCCACACCTTCCGGAAAAAAAAGGTCACCCATTTCCGGGCGATCAACCTCCTCGTTCCCATCTTCCGGGACGGAAAACGGGTGTACGAACTTCCTTCCCTGGAGGAAATTCGAAATTACCATCGGGAGCAGCTCTCCCTGTTTTGGGAAGAATACCTGCGCCTCCTCAACCCGGAGGAGTACCCCGTCGATCTCTCCCGGGACCTGTGGGAGGAAAAGCAGAATCTCCTGAACAAGATCTACGCATCGATCCGGGAGGAAAACGGGGGTTAAACCGCAGGAGGATAAAAGAAGGGCGCCCCTCGAACGCATCGTTCGAGCAGGCGCCCGTTTTATTGCGCGATTTCCCGGATGAGCCGATACGGAGATGAGGGAAACCTCAAACCTGGGTGAATTGCTCCTCTTCCGTGGATCCCGTGAGGGCGGTCGTGGAGGAGCTGCCCCCGGAAATCACCATGGAGACTTCGTCGAAGTAACCGGTACCCACTTCCCGCTGATGGCGGGTGGCCGAATAGCCGTGCACTTCGCTGGCAAACTCCCGCTGCTGC encodes the following:
- a CDS encoding nicotinate phosphoribosyltransferase, encoding MVPSPVPSLHTDKYQINMMYAHWKNGTHRRRRAFDLYFRQLPFGNGYAVFAGLERAVHYLENLRFTEEDIEYLAGQPENYDPDFLKMLRSFRFTGDLYAIPEGTLVFPNEPLLRLEGTIMELQLVETALLNFVGYQSLVATKAARIRHVAPKDVLMEFGTRRAQETDAAVWGARATYIAGFDATSNVRAGQLFGIPTRGTHSHSWVQDFDSELEAFRAFVRSFPDQAILLVDTYDTLKSGLPHAIQVGLELKREGKRLAGVRLDSGDLAYLSKRARQMLDEAGLTDTLIVASSDLDETTILNLKSQGARIDSWGIGTKLITAYDQPALGAVYKMVARYEQGRWLPTLKISSNPEKVTTPGRKTVYRIVDRKTGKARGDLITRVDTVIDESRPLILFHPVHTFRKKKVTHFRAINLLVPIFRDGKRVYELPSLEEIRNYHREQLSLFWEEYLRLLNPEEYPVDLSRDLWEEKQNLLNKIYASIREENGG